Below is a window of Plasmodium gaboni strain SY75 chromosome 6, whole genome shotgun sequence DNA.
tatatatatatatatatgtatatatttatatatatttgttttgTTTCATATCATTTCATgttaaattattttttatttttgattttaattttttttgttatttttattgaaTAACGTTAAATGAAAATTCATCTTGTTCTTATCTTGCCTGTGTTAATACGTGGAGTGTGTTGcataattaaaaatgtttCAAGTAGTGTATCTAATCATATGACAGCCCACTCACCATTCCTTTTTGTgcataataaatacaaaaggaatagaaattttaaattgaaaaataataaagacgagaataattttataaatatatatactgTCAAGAATCCATTAAAATGTAAAGTTGTagataaaattaatttagTAAGACCAAATTCACCTAATGAAGTTTATCATTTAGAAATAAATCATAATGGTCTCTTTAAATATGTAGAAGGCCATACATGTGGCATCATACCTTATTATAATGAACatgataataaaacaaataaagaaattaataaagataataatataataaatacaaataataataatacaattaataataatacaattaataataatatatctgcaattaatattaaaaaacaATTATGTGCTAGATTATATTCTATATCTTCTAGTAATAATACTGAGAATTTGTCAGTTGCTgtaaaaatacataaatataaacaaaaagaaaatgacTCAAATATTACAAATTATGGTTATTGTTCAggttttataaaaaatttaaaaattaatgatgatatatatttaacaGGTGCACATGgatattttaatttacCTAATGATGctatacaaaaaaatacaaattttatttttattgcAACAGGAACAGGTATCTCTCcatatatttcatttttaaaaaaattatttgcatatgatcataataatataaataatagaAATAGTAATTATACTGGTCATATAACTATTTATTATGGAGTTTATAATGAAGACTccattttatatttaaacGAACTTgaatattttcaaaaaatgtatcctaacaatataaatatacattatGTTTTTTCCTATAAACAAAACTCCGATGCCACAAGTTTTTATGTGCAAgatgaaatatataaaaggaAAACAGAATTCTTAAatctttttaataattataaatgtgaattatatatatgtggTCATAAATCAATCAGATATAAAGTTATGGATATTTTGAAAAGTGATGACCAATTTGATGcaaacaaaaagaaaagagTTCACGTTGAGGTGtattaatacaaaaaaaaaaaaaaaaaaaaaaaaaaattatcatctatataaaatgtaatgaaatattacaaatatgttatatattatgcataaatgttaatatatatatatataaatttttatatatatcatgTGTGTGATGGTActaaatatgtatattcacattaaaaaatacacTATCATTTcatgattatataaacttaatatttttttaaacaatAACTCTTTATAATGTCAATCTTTTTTTGTCCCTTTAAATACTGAAAAATAACTTAACAGTGAATTCGAAAAAAATTCAAAGCATACATTGCAGCAACAAAGGAATAAAACCAACACACTAATTATGTATATGATCCACCACATGGCATACGTaactataaaaataaatatatatattatatatacttatatatatatatatatatttatttatttatttatatgctatttcttttatttttctttaaaataaaGGCTTTTTTTACCAGGTGTATGATAAATCACATATTTGGATAGTCCTTTTCGAATTTGctctaaaaaaaaaaaaaaaaaaaaaaaaaaaaaaaaaaaattataatagCTATCCAGCTAGccaaaaatataacaacataaaaaaagtaaatataaataaataaatatatatatatatatatatataaatatatatgtttcattttatttatatatttctttatttttttgtttacCGTCACATGGTGGGGGAACTTCCACCTTTTCGTTTCCCCAGTTTAACATGGTTGCACTTtgcatatttttttgtgtCCATCCATTATTACATTTGCAAATAATTCTGTTCAatttcataataaatatgcAAGTTCCATTTAAACAAGGATTTGTTTCAGGAAATGAGCAAGgattattttcaatttcGCAATTTTTTCCTTTGAAAAAATCTCCACATTCGCATTTATAGTATGGTTTATCACTCGTAGGTACACATTTTCcttaaaataaaataataaaaaggaaaaaaaaatataataaagtaaaaatataaaataataaagtaaaaatataaaataataaagtaaaaaaataaaataatatgtaaacaaaattacatatatatatatatatatatatatatatatatatatatatatatattatattatttcctTTAACTTAATCATACCCGTCTTACATAAAGCCATAGAACATGATTCATTCATGCCGTATATATTACAATCCTTTTCACAAACATTCCATGTTTCTTTACAATCAATTCCTTTCTCATTCTCATTACATAAACATAATTGTTTATTATCTTCTAATACGTAACAATCATGTTTACAGTTATGTGGGTTAACACAATCTTTACaaaagataatattatatttctcaagaaaataaaaaattaataatagCCCTATAATCAATTGATAAAATCTAAACATAACGCATATCTCAAAATgtataaaagaaaaaaaaaaaattcaacataataatatattacaatataatataagttaattaaaatatatacatatatatatatattaagtattaattattttttaaatgagAATATTTAACCAAATATGTATAATGTGTAAATCGTAATtctaaatttttttttttttttttttttttttttccaaaaatttaattggagccattcatttttttcaagaaataataattttcattatgttttacacatttaaaaaattaatattaaagGTAACtcataaataatattaatatattcttgaatattttatttttatcatctaCATATATTAACCATAAATATGTCATGAgttattttcattatccattttacattaatatattaatatttttatgacatatataataagaaatatgtaaattaaaaaatatttatattttaatatagGAGCAATGCAtacttaatatataaatattattattaatacaaggaaatatttatttcaaGTTAAACTGTAGCAAAAATTTAAGATAGCGAGGGAGTTGATAAAAGTTATCAGAATATTACTAACCATATTATTTTACTTAACGgtacaaaaaaatatatatatatatatatatataatatatatatatatttatttatttatattgttcaaaatatgttttcattaaggatataaaaaaacaattatcgatttaataattatatattcacaaatttttattattttatttattttaaatgttgctaaagttatatattactGAAGAAGCTTGATTTAATTtgttaataaataaaatgtatacatatatatatacat
It encodes the following:
- a CDS encoding ferredoxin--NADP reductase, which codes for MKIHLVLILPVLIRGVCCIIKNVSSSVSNHMTAHSPFLFVHNKYKRNRNFKLKNNKDENNFINIYTVKNPLKCKVVDKINLVRPNSPNEVYHLEINHNGLFKYVEGHTCGIIPYYNEHDNKTNKEINKDNNIINTNNNNTINNNTINNNISAINIKKQLCARLYSISSSNNTENLSVAVKIHKYKQKENDSNITNYGYCSGFIKNLKINDDIYLTGAHGYFNLPNDAIQKNTNFIFIATGTGISPYISFLKKLFAYDHNNINNRNSNYTGHITIYYGVYNEDSILYLNELEYFQKMYPNNINIHYVFSYKQNSDATSFYVQDEIYKRKTEFLNLFNNYKCELYICGHKSIRYKVMDILKSDDQFDANKKKRVHVEVY
- a CDS encoding putative EGF-like membrane protein, whose amino-acid sequence is MFRFYQLIIGLLLIFYFLEKYNIIFCKDCVNPHNCKHDCYVLEDNKQLCLCNENEKGIDCKETWNVCEKDCNIYGMNESCSMALCKTGKCVPTSDKPYYKCECGDFFKGKNCEIENNPCSFPETNPCLNGTCIFIMKLNRIICKCNNGWTQKNMQSATMLNWGNEKVEVPPPCDEQIRKGLSKYVIYHTPVTYAMWWIIYIISVLVLFLCCCNVCFEFFSNSLLSYFSVFKGTKKD